One genomic region from Reichenbachiella ulvae encodes:
- the acs gene encoding acetate--CoA ligase, translating into MLNKVENLSEYFLAYEKSIANTDTFWERVANQFYWRKKWDKVVESDFEEAKVEWFINGKLNITENIFERNLFTHGDKPAIIWEPNDPKEANITLTYHELFDKVCEFSNVLKSHGIEKGDRVIIYMPMVPEAAIAMLACARVGAVHSVVFAGFSSSALADRIIDCEAKMVLTSDGNFRGAKSIEVKKVVDEALEKCSTIEKVIVVERTKTPVEMKAGRDLWWHEEVAKASSKNTAEEMDSEDMLFILYTSGSTGKPKGVVHTTGGYMVYSQFSFQNVFQYNSDDVYWCTADVGWITGHSYIVYGPLLSGATTVMFEGVPTYPDAGRFWQIVDKYKVNQFYTAPTAIRALQAYGLEPLEPYKLDSLKVLGTVGEPINEEAWHWYHDHVGKGKCPIVDTWWQTETGGIMISPLAGHTPTKPAYATLPLPGILPVIVDADGKELKGNGVEGNLCISKPWPSMIRTTYGDHERCKNTYFSTYKGMYFTGDGVKRDEDGYYRILGRVDDVINVSGHRMGTAEVENAINEHPKVVESAVVGYPHDIKGQGIYAYVICDMEGRTEANLKEEIRATVNKIIGPIAKPDKVQIVPGLPKTRSGKIMRRILRKVAENDTSSLGDTSTLLNPEVVDEIIKGAQ; encoded by the coding sequence ATGCTAAATAAGGTAGAAAACTTAAGTGAGTACTTTCTCGCTTACGAAAAGAGTATTGCGAACACCGATACTTTTTGGGAGCGGGTAGCCAATCAATTTTATTGGAGAAAAAAATGGGATAAAGTTGTTGAATCTGATTTTGAGGAGGCCAAAGTAGAATGGTTTATCAATGGAAAACTCAACATCACTGAAAATATCTTCGAAAGAAACCTCTTCACCCATGGAGACAAACCTGCCATCATCTGGGAACCCAACGATCCCAAAGAGGCAAATATCACTTTGACTTACCACGAATTATTTGATAAGGTATGTGAATTTTCGAATGTGCTGAAAAGCCATGGTATAGAAAAAGGAGATCGTGTGATCATCTATATGCCGATGGTGCCAGAAGCGGCCATAGCCATGCTGGCATGTGCTAGAGTAGGTGCCGTTCACTCGGTGGTATTTGCAGGTTTTTCATCTTCAGCTTTAGCTGATCGAATTATAGACTGTGAAGCCAAAATGGTCCTGACCTCAGATGGGAATTTTAGAGGAGCCAAGTCCATCGAAGTAAAAAAAGTAGTGGACGAAGCACTGGAAAAGTGTAGCACGATAGAAAAGGTAATAGTTGTAGAGCGAACCAAAACACCTGTGGAAATGAAGGCAGGTCGAGACCTTTGGTGGCACGAAGAAGTAGCCAAAGCATCGAGCAAAAATACTGCTGAAGAAATGGATTCAGAGGATATGCTTTTCATTCTCTACACCTCTGGGTCGACTGGCAAACCGAAAGGAGTAGTTCATACGACCGGTGGTTACATGGTCTATTCTCAGTTTTCTTTCCAAAATGTCTTCCAGTACAATTCGGATGATGTCTATTGGTGTACAGCCGATGTGGGTTGGATCACGGGCCACTCCTATATTGTCTATGGACCGTTACTTTCAGGAGCCACGACCGTAATGTTCGAAGGTGTGCCTACCTACCCTGATGCAGGACGTTTTTGGCAAATCGTGGATAAATATAAAGTCAATCAATTTTATACCGCTCCAACTGCGATCAGAGCCCTTCAGGCCTACGGCCTGGAACCATTAGAGCCTTATAAGTTAGATTCACTGAAAGTATTAGGTACAGTGGGTGAACCGATCAACGAAGAAGCCTGGCACTGGTACCATGACCATGTAGGCAAGGGCAAATGCCCAATCGTAGATACATGGTGGCAGACGGAAACAGGAGGAATTATGATCTCTCCATTGGCAGGGCATACTCCGACTAAACCGGCCTATGCCACGCTACCTCTGCCGGGTATACTACCAGTGATCGTCGATGCGGACGGCAAAGAATTAAAAGGAAATGGAGTGGAAGGAAACCTCTGCATCAGTAAACCCTGGCCATCCATGATCAGAACGACATATGGGGATCATGAGCGTTGCAAGAACACCTATTTCTCCACTTACAAAGGCATGTACTTTACAGGAGATGGTGTAAAAAGAGATGAGGATGGCTACTACAGAATCCTGGGACGTGTAGACGATGTAATCAATGTCTCTGGCCATAGAATGGGAACCGCTGAAGTGGAAAATGCCATCAATGAGCATCCAAAAGTGGTAGAATCAGCAGTCGTAGGATACCCTCACGATATCAAAGGTCAGGGCATATACGCTTATGTAATCTGTGATATGGAAGGCCGTACCGAGGCGAACTTGAAAGAGGAAATTCGCGCGACGGTCAACAAGATCATCGGGCCAATTGCCAAGCCGGACAAAGTGCAAATTGTACCAGGGCTACCAAAAACACGCTCTGGTAAAATCATGCGACGAATCCTACGCAAAGTAGCCGAAAACGATACCAGCAGCTTAGGTGATACTTCTACACTTTTAAACCCAGAAGTAGTAGATGAAATCATCAAAGGAGCTCAATAG
- a CDS encoding ligand-binding sensor domain-containing protein: protein MQIYYFLAFVTILWTSLTVNAGELRQSTLGKEQNGAKPKLYFKHIEGLNNNQVTAFAQDSEGYVWIGTNDGLHKYDGHSFRLFLKGGDSSAINSSRVKCLLTDRYGEVWMGATDGLCKYNRNLDRIDVLHVENRYFPELQNPNVIMELEEDSTRGLIYVASLNEGLLVYDYNSDVIEPFFPKGEIEPMANYLLKSMSLRAIALDKNNDRLWIGHSEMGMEYLDLKTRKTHSFPLVNNEGDTIRQVVSIVVGKDNQLWAATPNDGVFLIKLGPKNPVVLKNFIHTKNDEFSLFNNHIVSIYKDRESRIWVCNDNGGLHLFDSNIDGFYRYIPDNSMNSITNISIRCVFQDRQKRMWIGTALEGVDVADPYRFKFHLIKKSKEKGESLSNNIVRDLHQDKEGKIWIATDGGGINIYNPDNNKIEVIRYQEASSNSISSDAVLCFLERPNDEIWMGTWNGGINIINTQTRQIRLFRPDLAELQSTFEMITDRDGDIWVTGFNQGLSKINPETGSVMNFRADESIAHSLRSNMTYAVFEDSKGNIWVGGENAGLYLLKYENKDKGIFEPLIFDQVEGLDIANDWVSQIHETREGRIVCATSSGLIEVDSETMTYSFILSDKLPIADVRSLIQEDESSYWLATTAGLTRYFVESDSVINYSKRDGLQEGNFTKNTILQTREGFIYVGGTGGLNYFDPKNIPYNDQAPQVHITSLKLFNHKVGIGDTTQLLSRHISQTDKLTFESHQWRFTFGFVALNYTRPEFNQYAYMMEGMEDGWNYVGNQREATYTHLNPGKYTFLVKASNNDGVWQEEPTRLDIVILPPWWLTWWALLIWASVFALIVLGVIQWRTYRLMNREKRLKQMVRQRTTQLSEKNKELEQLNKAIMDQAEELRTYNEALNTMNEKLEDLVEIRTKEIQDKNGKLTKFAFDNAHRVRGPLTRILGLMNLLRKEEEEKQKDFWLDKIQEASQEMDQITRSMSSEIDNDLKDEK, encoded by the coding sequence ATGCAGATTTATTATTTCCTCGCTTTTGTAACCATACTATGGACGTCACTTACGGTGAATGCAGGCGAATTGCGTCAAAGCACCCTTGGAAAGGAACAAAATGGAGCTAAGCCTAAGCTATATTTCAAACATATAGAAGGTCTCAACAACAATCAGGTTACCGCTTTTGCTCAAGATAGTGAGGGCTATGTATGGATAGGAACCAATGATGGGCTTCACAAATATGATGGCCACTCTTTTCGACTTTTCCTAAAAGGAGGTGATTCAAGTGCCATTAATTCCAGCCGTGTCAAATGTTTGCTAACGGATCGATATGGTGAAGTATGGATGGGGGCGACAGATGGACTCTGCAAGTACAATCGAAATTTGGATCGGATCGATGTCCTGCATGTAGAGAACCGATATTTTCCTGAGTTGCAAAATCCAAATGTGATCATGGAACTGGAAGAGGATTCGACCAGAGGTTTGATTTATGTGGCCAGTTTGAATGAAGGACTTTTAGTCTATGATTATAACTCTGATGTAATCGAACCTTTTTTTCCTAAAGGAGAGATAGAACCTATGGCAAATTACTTGCTCAAGAGTATGAGCCTTCGAGCCATTGCCTTGGATAAAAATAATGATCGACTCTGGATTGGTCATAGCGAAATGGGAATGGAATATTTGGATCTCAAAACAAGGAAAACCCATTCCTTTCCTTTGGTGAATAATGAAGGTGACACCATACGTCAGGTCGTGTCTATAGTGGTGGGTAAGGACAATCAACTGTGGGCTGCTACCCCGAATGATGGAGTATTTTTAATTAAGCTTGGACCGAAGAATCCAGTGGTTTTGAAAAATTTTATTCATACCAAGAATGATGAGTTTTCACTATTCAATAATCATATAGTCTCTATTTATAAAGATCGGGAGAGTCGTATTTGGGTATGCAATGACAATGGCGGCTTACACCTATTTGATTCAAATATTGACGGGTTTTATCGATATATACCTGACAACTCCATGAACTCCATTACCAATATTTCAATTCGCTGTGTTTTTCAAGATCGGCAAAAAAGAATGTGGATAGGAACCGCATTAGAAGGGGTAGATGTAGCTGACCCTTATCGTTTCAAATTTCATCTGATCAAAAAATCTAAGGAGAAGGGCGAAAGTTTAAGCAATAATATTGTCAGAGACCTTCATCAGGATAAAGAGGGAAAAATCTGGATAGCAACCGATGGTGGCGGAATTAACATCTACAATCCAGATAACAATAAGATAGAAGTCATCCGTTATCAGGAAGCGTCATCTAATTCAATTAGCTCCGATGCGGTATTGTGTTTTTTAGAAAGACCTAATGATGAAATTTGGATGGGAACCTGGAATGGTGGCATCAATATTATCAATACTCAAACAAGGCAGATAAGGTTATTCAGGCCTGATTTGGCCGAATTGCAAAGTACATTTGAAATGATCACGGATCGGGATGGTGATATTTGGGTCACTGGTTTTAATCAGGGTTTAAGCAAAATTAATCCTGAGACCGGATCTGTTATGAATTTTAGGGCTGACGAATCTATAGCGCATAGTCTCAGGAGCAATATGACTTATGCAGTGTTTGAGGATAGCAAGGGTAATATCTGGGTCGGCGGAGAAAATGCTGGATTGTATCTTTTGAAATATGAAAATAAGGACAAAGGAATTTTTGAGCCTTTGATTTTTGACCAGGTAGAAGGATTGGACATAGCCAATGACTGGGTTTCTCAGATTCATGAAACTAGAGAAGGGAGGATCGTATGTGCAACTTCATCGGGGTTGATTGAGGTCGATTCAGAAACGATGACCTATTCTTTTATCCTTAGTGATAAACTACCCATTGCTGACGTTCGGTCTTTAATTCAAGAAGACGAATCGAGTTATTGGCTGGCTACCACGGCAGGTCTTACCCGATACTTTGTGGAGTCTGATTCGGTGATTAATTATTCTAAACGAGATGGGCTACAGGAAGGCAATTTTACAAAAAACACAATACTTCAAACCAGAGAAGGATTCATCTATGTGGGTGGAACTGGAGGCTTGAATTATTTCGACCCTAAAAACATTCCATATAATGATCAAGCTCCTCAAGTGCACATCACTTCACTCAAACTTTTTAATCACAAAGTAGGTATTGGTGATACGACTCAATTGCTAAGTCGACATATTTCACAAACGGATAAGCTGACTTTTGAAAGTCATCAATGGAGGTTTACATTCGGGTTCGTTGCGCTGAATTATACGCGTCCGGAGTTTAACCAATATGCCTATATGATGGAAGGAATGGAAGATGGTTGGAACTATGTAGGGAATCAGCGGGAGGCCACCTATACCCATCTCAATCCAGGAAAATATACCTTTTTGGTAAAGGCATCGAATAATGATGGAGTGTGGCAAGAAGAGCCTACGCGTTTAGATATTGTGATCTTGCCACCATGGTGGTTGACTTGGTGGGCTTTGTTGATTTGGGCTTCAGTATTCGCTTTGATCGTGTTGGGAGTGATCCAATGGCGAACCTACCGATTGATGAATCGTGAAAAAAGATTGAAGCAAATGGTACGTCAGCGTACTACACAGTTAAGCGAAAAAAACAAGGAACTGGAGCAACTCAATAAGGCAATAATGGATCAAGCGGAAGAATTGAGAACCTACAATGAAGCCCTAAATACCATGAATGAGAAGCTAGAGGATCTGGTGGAGATTCGCACCAAAGAAATTCAGGATAAGAATGGTAAACTAACCAAGTTTGCCTTCGACAATGCACATCGAGTCAGAGGCCCATTGACTAGAATATTGGGTTTGATGAACTTATTGAGAAAAGAAGAAGAGGAGAAACAGAAAGATTTTTGGTTAGATAAGATTCAGGAAGCCTCACAAGAAATGGATCAAATCACGCGTAGTATGAGTAGTGAAATTGATAATGATTTGAAAGACGAAAAATAA
- the amaB gene encoding L-piperidine-6-carboxylate dehydrogenase, producing MSNFYGIKEALDSLQLSASELGVSTGTEWIKTSGETIISSSPADGKEIAKVLAADTDAYHQVITKAQTAFKEWRMVPAPKRGEVVRQLGEALRKNKEALGKLVSYEMGKSYQEGLGEVQEMIDICDFAVGLSRQLYGLTMHSERPGHRMYEQYHPLGIVGIISAFNFPVAVWSWNTALAWVCGDVTVWKPSEKTPLTAIACQKITAEVFAKNHVPEGVSNLVIGDAKIGQLLSQDKNVPLVSATGSTRMGKAVGEEVGKRLGRALLELGGNNAIIMTKNADLDMSLIGAVFGAVGTCGQRCTTTRRLIIHEDIFDEVAEKLKSAYGQLKIGNPLDESNHVGPLIDKDAVQMYENAIVKAKKEGAKTIVDGEVLAGNGYESGCYVKPAIFEVKNEMEIVQSETFAPILYLIRYSELEEAVAMQNDVPQGLSSAIMTRDMRESEFFLSHQGSDCGIANVNIGTSGAEIGGAFGGEKETGGGRESGSDAWKVYMRRQTNTINYTNDLPLAQGIKFEF from the coding sequence ATGTCAAATTTTTACGGAATTAAGGAGGCGCTCGATAGTCTTCAATTATCAGCATCCGAACTCGGTGTGAGTACAGGGACCGAGTGGATCAAAACTTCAGGAGAAACCATCATATCTTCTTCGCCTGCCGATGGCAAGGAAATAGCCAAAGTGCTAGCAGCTGATACGGATGCTTATCATCAAGTCATAACTAAAGCCCAGACGGCATTCAAAGAATGGAGAATGGTGCCTGCTCCTAAAAGGGGAGAGGTAGTTCGGCAGTTAGGAGAGGCCCTTAGGAAAAATAAAGAAGCTCTAGGGAAACTGGTTTCTTACGAAATGGGAAAGTCGTATCAGGAAGGTCTTGGCGAAGTGCAGGAGATGATCGATATCTGTGATTTTGCAGTTGGATTATCGCGGCAGCTATATGGGTTGACGATGCACTCTGAGAGACCGGGACATCGCATGTACGAACAATATCATCCACTTGGGATAGTCGGAATTATCTCTGCTTTTAATTTTCCAGTAGCCGTTTGGTCTTGGAACACCGCCCTTGCCTGGGTTTGTGGAGACGTGACGGTTTGGAAGCCTAGCGAAAAGACTCCTTTGACAGCCATTGCTTGTCAAAAAATAACGGCAGAAGTTTTTGCCAAAAACCATGTTCCCGAGGGGGTGAGTAATTTGGTCATTGGGGATGCAAAAATCGGACAATTACTGAGCCAGGATAAGAATGTTCCATTGGTATCAGCCACTGGATCTACCCGAATGGGTAAAGCAGTAGGAGAAGAAGTCGGTAAACGACTAGGCCGTGCCTTGTTAGAATTAGGAGGAAACAACGCCATAATCATGACTAAAAATGCCGACCTGGATATGTCTCTGATTGGAGCTGTATTCGGAGCAGTGGGAACCTGTGGCCAGCGATGCACCACTACTCGTCGATTGATTATTCATGAGGATATTTTTGATGAGGTGGCAGAGAAATTAAAGAGCGCATACGGTCAATTGAAGATTGGCAACCCACTGGATGAATCGAATCATGTGGGACCATTGATCGACAAAGATGCAGTCCAAATGTATGAAAATGCCATTGTCAAAGCTAAGAAGGAGGGAGCCAAAACGATAGTCGATGGTGAAGTATTGGCTGGTAATGGATATGAATCTGGGTGCTACGTGAAGCCTGCTATTTTTGAGGTAAAGAATGAAATGGAAATCGTGCAGAGTGAGACCTTTGCTCCTATACTCTATCTCATCAGGTATAGCGAATTAGAAGAGGCCGTTGCGATGCAAAATGATGTGCCACAAGGTTTGTCTTCGGCTATCATGACCAGAGATATGCGCGAGTCCGAATTTTTCTTATCTCATCAGGGATCAGATTGCGGTATTGCTAATGTCAATATTGGAACTTCAGGCGCTGAAATTGGAGGAGCATTTGGAGGTGAAAAGGAAACTGGTGGAGGAAGAGAATCGGGTTCGGATGCCTGGAAGGTCTATATGCGCAGACAGACCAACACGATCAACTATACCAATGATTTGCCTCTGGCTCAAGGTATTAAATTTGAATTTTAA
- a CDS encoding DUF4249 domain-containing protein, with amino-acid sequence MKGTLKYIVIFSLILFGCDLERELDIQNVDIERQYFIECYLQPDSLFNLSATEVSPIFEDFILDYSLDFDVFIIEQDTVELLQSLFIEDETGYIYNFGSGRRLRPEANQVDLLVVSPQGDSIRGFTKVPSSIDILEANWTDNQISIQFESSDNPQENYFLYIINYQVENQGERPQEKNELTYLDYSFLEERQTLNAVIDSDSLSLSSEVDVTLMRVTRENFRYQKSLDAAKNASQDNVTFPSPLEGNIMGGLGIFTCFTQDHRLLIRSDNP; translated from the coding sequence ATGAAAGGCACATTGAAATATATCGTCATCTTCTCCTTGATTCTCTTTGGTTGTGATCTCGAAAGAGAATTGGACATTCAAAATGTTGATATCGAGCGTCAGTATTTCATCGAGTGCTATTTGCAACCGGATTCTCTGTTCAATTTATCCGCTACAGAGGTCTCGCCTATTTTTGAGGATTTTATCTTGGACTACTCCCTTGATTTCGATGTGTTTATCATAGAGCAAGATACAGTCGAACTTTTACAGAGCCTTTTTATAGAAGATGAAACGGGGTATATATACAATTTTGGGAGTGGCCGACGCTTGCGACCTGAGGCAAATCAAGTGGATTTGCTGGTTGTTTCTCCTCAGGGAGACTCTATCAGAGGATTTACCAAAGTACCTTCCTCCATTGATATTTTGGAAGCCAATTGGACAGACAATCAAATTTCCATCCAATTCGAAAGCTCTGATAATCCACAAGAAAATTACTTTCTCTACATCATCAATTATCAGGTAGAAAACCAAGGCGAGAGGCCTCAGGAAAAAAATGAGTTGACCTATCTGGATTATAGTTTTCTGGAGGAAAGGCAAACCTTGAATGCAGTAATTGATTCAGATTCTTTATCACTAAGCTCAGAAGTAGACGTGACTTTAATGCGAGTGACGAGAGAGAATTTTAGGTATCAAAAGTCACTTGATGCAGCAAAAAATGCCAGTCAGGATAATGTGACTTTCCCATCGCCATTAGAAGGAAACATCATGGGAGGTCTGGGTATTTTCACATGTTTCACGCAAGATCATCGCTTGCTAATAAGGAGCGACAATCCCTAG
- a CDS encoding TonB-dependent receptor: MLTKNTLLLLFCWGFSYLTLAQELISGRVVGQNGEGISGVHVKVLEGERATYSTNSGAFSLSCETPCQLSFTHVNYESFFINLVKPTELMVSLKESDRTLDEVKVEADVVSDIEKVKAIDIQNLATLFGEDDIVKYLVTLPGISNINSFDAGISVRGGSTTENAFLVNGVRIADPKHISTLVTAFDPYILNKAEVYKGGFPSLYNGKLSGYVDMNSSPELEATELAVSAGVISSSIKLGSAFGKEKQHKLKVSGRQSYLHLVSDMYEKREKLDQIPKYSLRDITLSYEWQVRDDWTVSFFGLSSSDDLPLVLNNDNLNKLNWKANSGIVGVTRKLANRGDLSLQIGYNDNDSRYRNESANQKIRSTSSNYSSLLKWSQAFNDKLSLMAGYRFEHSSYNIIEGVDVENESNLNTSLHSLFMDWIYFPTDQWSFTLGANASYFSSQADFIDLAPRFKIQRYSDHLELWLDYARTNQYEEKLPFFTIRSPIDIPVPLGEDNKSATSDQISLGARWNLLEGLSVTVSPFYKYMQHVKDFSADSRSNLDFESIRMLEGIGEAYGVESSLQLNSEKIEASINYTYLKSIRLFDEINDGDIFSPPFDITANISSSIIFHLNQHWSATAFWTYASGVYVTIPGGIIVAKDLTDPNSIVNYVPVYGDRYNYRLPARHRLDLGVNYWTQMGSKTSLKIAGGTYNTYNRQNADFVYFEVEKNDEFFVSFVPKSKMVLPFVPYLSLTFYFK; the protein is encoded by the coding sequence ATGCTCACCAAAAATACTTTACTGCTGTTATTCTGCTGGGGATTTTCTTATTTGACCCTAGCCCAAGAATTAATTAGTGGTAGAGTAGTGGGTCAAAATGGAGAAGGTATCTCGGGAGTTCATGTAAAGGTACTAGAAGGAGAAAGGGCTACTTATTCAACTAATAGTGGAGCATTTAGCCTTTCCTGTGAAACTCCCTGCCAATTGAGTTTTACTCATGTCAATTATGAGTCATTTTTCATCAATTTGGTAAAGCCAACAGAGTTGATGGTTAGTTTGAAGGAATCTGATCGAACGCTGGATGAGGTCAAGGTGGAAGCAGATGTGGTTAGTGATATTGAAAAGGTCAAAGCTATTGATATTCAAAATTTGGCCACTCTGTTTGGAGAGGATGATATTGTCAAATATCTGGTAACCCTACCGGGGATCTCCAATATCAATTCTTTTGATGCAGGAATATCTGTAAGAGGTGGTAGTACTACCGAAAATGCCTTTTTAGTCAATGGGGTGAGAATTGCAGATCCGAAACACATTTCTACTTTGGTTACAGCTTTTGATCCTTATATTTTGAATAAGGCGGAAGTATATAAGGGAGGTTTTCCTTCATTGTACAATGGCAAATTGTCGGGTTACGTGGATATGAATTCGAGTCCCGAACTCGAGGCTACAGAATTGGCTGTATCTGCAGGAGTGATTTCTTCTTCAATTAAATTAGGAAGTGCTTTTGGGAAGGAAAAACAACATAAGCTTAAAGTGTCTGGGCGTCAGTCCTATTTGCATTTGGTTTCCGATATGTATGAAAAGCGAGAGAAATTGGATCAAATCCCAAAGTATTCTTTAAGAGATATTACTTTGTCCTATGAATGGCAAGTGAGAGATGATTGGACTGTTTCATTTTTTGGATTGTCCTCATCGGATGATTTGCCATTGGTTTTGAACAATGACAACCTCAACAAACTGAATTGGAAGGCTAATTCTGGGATAGTTGGGGTAACTAGAAAGCTTGCAAATAGAGGCGATCTAAGTTTACAAATTGGATATAATGATAATGACTCTAGATATCGTAATGAGTCTGCGAATCAAAAAATCAGAAGTACATCAAGTAATTACTCCTCCCTTCTCAAATGGTCTCAAGCCTTTAATGACAAGTTATCTCTTATGGCAGGTTATCGATTTGAGCATTCCAGCTACAATATCATCGAAGGAGTGGATGTCGAAAACGAAAGTAATTTGAATACCAGTTTACATAGCTTGTTTATGGATTGGATCTATTTCCCAACAGACCAGTGGAGTTTTACTTTGGGTGCTAACGCCTCCTATTTTTCTAGTCAGGCGGATTTTATAGATCTGGCTCCTCGATTCAAAATTCAGCGTTATTCGGATCATTTGGAGCTGTGGTTAGATTATGCTCGAACTAATCAATATGAAGAAAAACTTCCCTTTTTTACTATTAGAAGCCCGATTGATATTCCGGTGCCTTTGGGGGAGGATAATAAATCTGCTACTAGCGATCAGATTTCTTTAGGAGCTAGATGGAATTTGCTTGAAGGACTGAGCGTAACTGTATCACCATTTTATAAATACATGCAGCATGTGAAAGATTTTAGTGCTGACAGCCGTTCTAATTTGGACTTTGAATCGATCAGGATGTTGGAAGGAATAGGTGAGGCCTATGGTGTAGAATCTTCCCTTCAACTCAATAGTGAGAAAATAGAAGCAAGTATCAATTATACTTATCTCAAATCAATCCGTCTCTTCGACGAAATCAATGATGGAGATATTTTTAGCCCACCGTTTGATATTACTGCTAATATTTCTTCTAGTATTATCTTTCATCTGAATCAGCATTGGTCAGCTACCGCATTTTGGACGTATGCATCAGGTGTATATGTCACCATTCCAGGAGGAATAATTGTTGCAAAGGATTTGACGGATCCAAATTCTATCGTGAACTATGTGCCAGTTTATGGCGATCGATATAATTACCGACTGCCAGCACGCCATAGGTTGGATCTGGGGGTGAATTATTGGACTCAAATGGGAAGCAAAACATCACTAAAAATTGCGGGCGGTACCTACAATACATATAATCGACAGAACGCTGATTTTGTCTATTTCGAAGTAGAGAAGAACGATGAATTCTTTGTTTCGTTCGTGCCAAAATCCAAAATGGTCTTACCTTTTGTGCCTTATCTTTCACTCACGTTTTATTTCAAATAA